Proteins encoded by one window of Brevibacterium atlanticum:
- a CDS encoding GntR family transcriptional regulator: protein MTNPPTSELPVLRRVIRSSTIDLIADQLRNAIYSGSLEPGQSVNEVRTAELLVVSRPSLREALQRLISEGVMTHAPGRGVHVSRMQRSDIDDVYAVREAIESQAVKLIIRHERSTHRIAAALTELERAIEDNVARMIGDADLTFHHALVASSGSERLSDLMKVSMVHTRLLSLSDERGYEVRCDLIDSHRELAEAVTVGDESRSLTVLARIMAEAASRLHDPDAGLDARVVRGREGETSVDDQWRQLRESAQ from the coding sequence ATGACAAATCCTCCGACTTCCGAACTGCCGGTCCTGCGCAGAGTGATCCGATCATCGACGATCGACCTCATCGCAGACCAGCTGCGCAATGCCATCTACAGCGGATCGCTCGAACCCGGTCAGTCGGTCAACGAAGTGCGCACGGCCGAACTCCTCGTCGTCTCGCGACCCTCCCTGCGTGAGGCCCTGCAGAGGCTCATCAGCGAGGGCGTGATGACGCACGCTCCCGGCCGCGGGGTCCACGTGAGCCGTATGCAGAGGTCCGACATCGACGACGTCTACGCCGTCCGCGAGGCGATCGAATCGCAGGCGGTCAAGCTCATCATCCGCCACGAGCGCTCCACACACCGGATCGCGGCGGCCCTGACGGAGTTGGAGCGGGCGATCGAGGACAATGTCGCACGCATGATCGGCGACGCCGACCTCACCTTCCACCATGCGCTCGTCGCCAGTTCGGGGTCGGAGAGGCTGAGTGATCTCATGAAGGTCTCGATGGTCCACACCAGACTGCTGTCGCTGTCCGATGAACGCGGATACGAGGTCAGATGCGACCTCATCGACAGCCACCGGGAACTCGCCGAGGCGGTCACCGTCGGCGACGAGTCACGTTCTCTGACCGTCCTGGCCCGGATCATGGCCGAGGCGGCCTCTCGCCTGCACGATCCCGATGCCGGGCTCGACGCCCGGGTGGTCCGCGGCCGCGAGGGCGAGACCTCCGTCGATGACCAGTGGCGGCAGCTGCGGGAGAGCGCACAGTAG
- a CDS encoding transporter substrate-binding domain-containing protein, which produces MKSIKGLAAATSILALTLSLGACGGGDSDKSTLQKAVDDGKITVGFAGEAPYSFEEGGELQGASVALAKAVFKELGVDDVEGVNTEFGSLIPGLNADRFDAISAGMSILPDRCEQAAFGDPEFMYTTALMTKKGKLDGMKDMEDVKKKGLKLATMTGAIENTMYAKELGIKTQEVGTPQDGMDAVTTGRADVFALTAISLNWMAKNNKDADVEVSDSFVQEIDGVPQIGAGATVFRTDDEELRDEWNKGLDKVVSDEKSYLDVVGDYGFTKEERPDGSITTDQLCKGELPTADS; this is translated from the coding sequence ATGAAATCCATCAAGGGACTGGCCGCCGCGACCTCGATCCTCGCGCTGACGCTCTCGCTCGGTGCCTGCGGAGGGGGCGACTCGGACAAGTCGACCCTGCAGAAGGCCGTCGACGACGGAAAGATCACTGTCGGCTTCGCCGGTGAGGCCCCGTACAGCTTCGAAGAGGGCGGTGAGCTCCAGGGAGCGTCCGTCGCCCTGGCCAAGGCCGTGTTCAAGGAACTCGGCGTCGACGATGTCGAAGGCGTCAACACCGAGTTCGGCTCCCTCATCCCCGGCCTCAACGCCGATCGCTTCGATGCGATCTCGGCCGGCATGTCGATCCTGCCCGACCGCTGCGAACAGGCCGCCTTCGGTGACCCCGAGTTCATGTACACCACCGCTCTGATGACGAAGAAGGGCAAGCTGGATGGCATGAAGGACATGGAGGATGTCAAGAAGAAGGGCCTCAAGCTCGCCACCATGACCGGCGCCATTGAGAACACCATGTACGCGAAAGAACTCGGCATCAAGACGCAGGAAGTCGGCACCCCGCAGGACGGCATGGACGCCGTGACGACCGGCCGCGCCGACGTCTTCGCCCTCACCGCGATCTCGCTCAATTGGATGGCGAAGAACAACAAGGACGCCGACGTCGAGGTCAGTGACTCCTTCGTCCAGGAGATCGACGGGGTCCCGCAGATCGGTGCCGGTGCCACGGTCTTCCGCACGGATGACGAGGAGCTGCGCGACGAATGGAACAAGGGTCTGGACAAGGTCGTCTCCGATGAGAAGTCCTACCTCGACGTCGTCGGCGACTACGGGTTCACGAAGGAGGAGCGCCCCGACGGTTCGATCACAACCGATCAGCTGTGCAAGGGCGAACTTCCCACCGCTGATTCCTGA
- the rnc gene encoding ribonuclease III, whose translation MDTDTTAALKKSLGIDIDPETFRLALTHRSFAFEAGGIPTNERLEFLGDSVLGLVATESLFYDNPDLPEGQLAKMRSAVVNTRALASIARKHGIGEHILLGKGEELTGGRNKDSILADTVEALIGATFVSRGREVAFAFVHRLIDGMLDDAVNLGAGMDYKTTLQEAAADLNLGAVNYEITSSGPDHAMVFTATAMLGENSWGAGDGSSKKAAEAAAAEVAVKAIRTIYPDYRR comes from the coding sequence GTGGACACAGACACCACAGCAGCACTGAAGAAGAGTCTCGGGATCGACATCGATCCCGAGACTTTTCGTCTCGCGCTCACACATCGCTCCTTCGCGTTCGAGGCCGGTGGGATCCCCACCAACGAGCGCCTCGAATTCCTCGGCGACTCCGTGCTCGGCCTCGTGGCCACCGAGTCGCTGTTCTACGACAACCCGGATCTGCCCGAGGGGCAGCTGGCGAAGATGCGCTCGGCCGTGGTCAACACCCGTGCCCTGGCGTCGATCGCGCGCAAGCACGGCATCGGCGAGCACATCCTTTTGGGCAAGGGGGAGGAGCTGACCGGAGGTCGGAACAAGGACTCGATCCTCGCCGACACCGTCGAGGCCCTCATCGGCGCCACCTTCGTCTCCCGCGGACGCGAAGTCGCTTTCGCGTTCGTCCACCGCCTCATCGACGGCATGCTCGACGATGCGGTCAACCTCGGCGCCGGGATGGACTACAAGACGACCCTGCAGGAGGCTGCCGCCGACCTGAACTTGGGAGCCGTGAACTACGAGATCACGTCGTCCGGCCCAGACCACGCAATGGTCTTCACCGCCACCGCGATGCTCGGCGAGAACAGCTGGGGCGCGGGCGACGGATCCTCGAAGAAGGCCGCAGAAGCCGCCGCCGCCGAGGTCGCCGTCAAGGCCATCCGCACCATCTACCCGGACTACCGGCGCTGA
- the mutM gene encoding bifunctional DNA-formamidopyrimidine glycosylase/DNA-(apurinic or apyrimidinic site) lyase — MPELPEVESVRRGVHEWTAGALITGAEVVDPRILGTTSQRRIDSSAVSGFVSAVTGAHIVGAERRGKFMWLSLAAVASSVGPAPELGILIHLGMSGQLRIHEPGDPVHRHTRAILHLGGGGSVAVGTGRELRFVDQRIFGHIGVQPLVHGYGRLVPASAIHIAADPLEPAFDEGIVVAGLAKKRTAIKAALLDQTLISGIGNIYADEALFRAGVHPLAVPARTRRSRLAAVLDSAATVMGDALAVGGTSFDSLYVNVNGESGYFDRALLVYGRGGQECVRCGTKIAKITVGGRGTHFCPVCQKAPRYR; from the coding sequence ATGCCTGAGCTTCCCGAGGTCGAAAGCGTCCGTCGCGGCGTCCACGAGTGGACGGCCGGTGCGCTCATCACCGGCGCCGAGGTGGTCGACCCCCGTATCCTTGGGACGACGTCCCAGCGGCGCATCGACTCCTCGGCCGTCTCCGGGTTCGTTTCGGCCGTGACCGGGGCGCACATCGTGGGCGCCGAACGGCGGGGGAAGTTCATGTGGCTCAGCCTCGCGGCGGTCGCCTCGTCGGTTGGGCCGGCACCTGAACTCGGCATCCTCATCCACCTCGGGATGAGCGGCCAGCTGCGCATCCACGAGCCGGGCGACCCGGTGCACCGGCACACCCGAGCGATCCTGCACCTCGGCGGTGGTGGTTCGGTTGCCGTCGGCACTGGGCGGGAGCTGCGCTTCGTCGACCAACGCATCTTCGGCCATATCGGCGTCCAACCTCTTGTGCACGGGTACGGTCGGCTCGTCCCCGCCTCGGCGATTCATATCGCAGCCGATCCGCTGGAACCTGCATTCGATGAGGGGATCGTCGTGGCGGGGCTGGCGAAGAAACGCACGGCGATCAAGGCCGCGCTGCTCGACCAGACGCTGATCAGCGGCATCGGGAACATCTACGCCGACGAGGCCCTGTTCCGGGCCGGCGTGCACCCGTTGGCGGTCCCGGCGCGGACCAGACGGTCTCGGCTGGCCGCCGTGCTCGACTCCGCGGCGACGGTGATGGGTGACGCTTTGGCCGTCGGTGGGACGAGCTTCGACAGCCTCTACGTCAATGTCAACGGCGAATCCGGCTATTTCGATCGGGCACTACTCGTCTACGGCCGTGGCGGACAGGAATGCGTGCGCTGCGGGACGAAGATCGCCAAGATCACCGTCGGCGGCCGCGGAACGCATTTCTGCCCCGTCTGTCAGAAGGCCCCGCGGTACCGGTAG
- a CDS encoding YceD family protein, which produces MKNRSEFVYDLRSMGLLGHPGEWERVNTTLSAPADLKIEVIGVAEGSPLTLELMFESVSEGIYVSGTVSATARGEDARTLEPIELPIDVDIQEMYVYEQAEGDEDSYVIDRDQLDLEPAIRDAIVMALPFNPSRDESEEFSYTLGEDLEVDDDESESPFASLKNLLDEKKES; this is translated from the coding sequence ATGAAGAACAGATCTGAATTCGTCTATGATCTCAGATCCATGGGACTGCTCGGTCATCCGGGTGAGTGGGAACGGGTGAACACCACCTTGTCGGCTCCAGCGGATCTCAAGATCGAAGTGATCGGGGTTGCGGAAGGTTCACCACTGACGCTCGAGCTGATGTTCGAGAGCGTGTCGGAGGGGATCTACGTGTCGGGCACAGTCTCGGCGACGGCCCGCGGCGAAGACGCGAGGACACTCGAGCCCATCGAGCTGCCGATAGATGTCGACATCCAGGAGATGTACGTCTATGAGCAGGCCGAAGGCGACGAGGACTCCTACGTCATCGACCGGGATCAGCTCGACCTCGAGCCCGCGATCAGAGACGCCATCGTGATGGCTCTGCCGTTCAATCCCTCACGGGATGAGAGCGAGGAGTTCAGCTACACCCTGGGGGAGGACCTCGAGGTGGACGATGACGAATCCGAATCGCCGTTCGCATCATTGAAGAATCTGTTGGATGAGAAGAAAGAGAGCTAG
- a CDS encoding BCCT family transporter, whose translation MSSEHTKTQELIEHLKNPTTKLRPFRREGLDKIVFFAAGILAVAFVVWGFVSPDSLGAVAGTLLTGVMDNFGWLFVIAATIFTIFVIVVAVSRFGRIPLGKDDEKPEFKTSSWIAMMFATGMGIGLVFSAVGEPLFFYMSPPPNTVDGSSAEAMGTSMGTTLFHWTLYPWAMYAIVGLGVAYGSFRLGRSQLFSSMFTPLFGERAVNGIGGKVINILAILATLFGSACSLGLGAIQIGGGIESAGIMSEVSSPVLVIIIAILTAAFVASAVSGVEKGIQWLSNINMVLAVIVALIVFIGGPTLFILNVIPSSVGSFIQDLPQLASRTAANGEGVNEWLSSWTVFYWAWWVSWSPFVGLFIARISRGRTVRQFVTGVLIVPSVVSTIWFAIFGGGAIGIQERAERGEGTVKALANIVDGEPDINMDTILFDLLGALPLPNLIAIILMVVTVILIAIFFVTGADSASIVMGTLSANGMQEPGKGLVIFWGTATGAVAAVMLLAGGSDPAEALDGLKNITIVSALPFVIVMLLLCVAVWKDLSRDPLIIQEQLAAHVLETSVATAVDEYDGEIFGLETSELQIEDEDMEADTTTQK comes from the coding sequence ATGAGCAGTGAACACACTAAGACTCAGGAGCTCATCGAGCACCTGAAGAATCCGACAACGAAGCTGAGGCCCTTCAGACGTGAGGGACTCGACAAAATCGTCTTCTTCGCGGCCGGCATCCTCGCCGTCGCGTTCGTCGTCTGGGGGTTCGTCTCCCCCGACAGCCTCGGGGCAGTGGCGGGCACGCTGCTGACCGGGGTCATGGACAACTTCGGCTGGCTCTTCGTCATCGCCGCCACGATCTTCACGATCTTCGTCATCGTCGTCGCTGTCAGCCGCTTCGGGCGGATCCCGCTGGGCAAGGACGATGAGAAGCCGGAGTTCAAGACCTCCTCGTGGATCGCGATGATGTTCGCGACCGGCATGGGCATCGGATTGGTGTTCTCCGCGGTCGGCGAGCCTCTCTTCTTCTACATGTCGCCTCCCCCGAACACCGTCGACGGCTCCTCGGCCGAAGCGATGGGCACCTCGATGGGTACGACGCTCTTCCACTGGACCCTCTACCCGTGGGCGATGTACGCCATCGTCGGACTCGGCGTCGCCTACGGTTCGTTCCGCCTCGGGCGTTCGCAGCTGTTCTCCTCGATGTTCACCCCGCTGTTCGGCGAGCGTGCGGTCAACGGCATCGGCGGCAAGGTCATCAACATCCTCGCGATCCTCGCCACCCTGTTCGGCTCGGCCTGCTCGCTGGGTCTCGGCGCCATCCAGATCGGCGGCGGCATCGAGTCCGCAGGCATCATGTCCGAGGTCAGCTCCCCTGTCCTGGTCATCATCATCGCCATCCTCACCGCCGCTTTCGTGGCCTCGGCGGTCTCGGGTGTGGAGAAGGGCATCCAGTGGCTGTCGAACATCAACATGGTGCTCGCGGTCATCGTCGCTCTCATCGTCTTCATCGGCGGACCGACGCTGTTCATCCTCAACGTCATCCCCTCCTCGGTGGGTTCGTTCATCCAGGATCTGCCGCAGCTGGCCTCGCGCACCGCGGCCAACGGTGAAGGCGTGAACGAATGGCTGTCGTCATGGACGGTCTTCTACTGGGCATGGTGGGTGTCATGGTCGCCCTTCGTCGGCCTCTTCATCGCGCGCATCTCGCGCGGTCGCACCGTGCGTCAGTTCGTCACCGGCGTGCTCATCGTGCCCTCCGTCGTCTCGACCATCTGGTTCGCGATCTTCGGTGGCGGTGCGATCGGCATCCAGGAGCGCGCGGAACGCGGCGAGGGCACGGTCAAAGCGCTGGCGAACATCGTCGACGGCGAGCCGGACATCAACATGGACACGATCCTGTTCGATCTGCTCGGCGCCCTGCCGCTGCCGAACCTCATCGCGATCATCCTCATGGTCGTCACGGTCATCCTCATCGCGATCTTCTTCGTCACCGGTGCGGACTCGGCCTCGATCGTCATGGGCACCCTGTCGGCCAACGGCATGCAGGAACCGGGCAAGGGCCTCGTCATCTTCTGGGGCACCGCGACCGGTGCCGTGGCTGCGGTGATGCTCTTGGCGGGCGGTTCCGATCCCGCCGAGGCACTCGATGGTCTGAAGAACATCACGATCGTCTCCGCGCTGCCCTTCGTCATCGTCATGCTGCTGTTGTGCGTGGCGGTGTGGAAGGACCTGTCGAGAGATCCGCTCATCATCCAGGAGCAGCTGGCCGCGCACGTGCTCGAGACCTCGGTGGCCACCGCGGTCGACGAGTACGACGGTGAGATCTTCGGCCTCGAGACCTCGGAACTCCAGATCGAAGACGAGGACATGGAGGCGGACACCACAACCCAAAAGTGA
- a CDS encoding phosphatase PAP2 family protein, with amino-acid sequence MFTAHAARCAAAIGISAGIIVAGGLPVSAAGLGTAGSSTAESPSPSRSAGPTDSDGSKQAVTPSSEASAIEKDENVRLMSEYDDFWTPRTFDDSSAATKESTGFRGDVTDEGAKILAANDETYQKLNRAAAADETQAHRALVDADYDWKETLPDALGPVLADYFDEGIDDGSLSKSTRAFDAILKNSSTGAAKPYFNFPRPFLADRSFADTDTPNDLKGLKSNLDTARIPDWTDEDGKTHTAEYDELEEGPSQAFPSGHTTFAYEETLLLAELLPELGPEIVTRGSEAGNNRVALGVHYPLDVVGGRILGHAHTATTLNDDYTKDTLLPARKQLVEYLTKRCEADGHGDSLAKCIDDTKANDTGGYTNEFTDAVATEPVTDRASALKVYQQRMTYGFDKVSEYTGTSSQAGDAPRVPDNAANLLITAFPSLNATQRSAVLAATEIDAGYPLDSSSDGWARIDLPAALSAKVTLDGDGKVTKVEPGQPEASVVTEDPQPTPTNSPTPSETPSTPPATESPAPGGNDSGTDDTGSVDSDGAGSDETADGGSGDSGSGGDTGALPRTGADMGLPIGIGAVLIVGGASVLVVARRRRLGADTDA; translated from the coding sequence ATGTTCACAGCGCACGCGGCCCGATGCGCCGCTGCCATCGGCATCAGTGCCGGAATCATCGTCGCCGGTGGCCTCCCAGTCAGCGCTGCCGGGCTGGGCACAGCCGGCTCGTCCACGGCGGAGAGTCCCTCGCCCTCGCGCAGTGCGGGACCGACCGACAGCGACGGCTCGAAGCAGGCTGTGACCCCGAGCTCCGAGGCGTCTGCGATCGAAAAGGACGAGAACGTCCGACTCATGAGCGAATACGACGATTTCTGGACGCCGCGGACCTTCGACGACAGTTCGGCGGCGACAAAGGAATCGACAGGCTTCCGCGGCGACGTCACCGACGAAGGTGCGAAGATCCTCGCCGCCAACGATGAGACCTACCAGAAGCTCAACCGCGCGGCCGCAGCCGACGAAACCCAAGCGCACCGAGCGCTCGTCGACGCCGACTACGACTGGAAGGAGACTCTTCCCGACGCTCTCGGTCCGGTACTCGCCGACTACTTCGATGAGGGCATCGACGATGGATCGCTGTCGAAGTCGACGCGGGCCTTCGACGCGATCCTCAAGAATTCGTCGACCGGAGCTGCGAAACCCTACTTCAACTTCCCACGACCCTTCCTCGCCGACCGCAGCTTCGCCGACACCGACACCCCGAACGATCTCAAGGGGCTGAAGAGCAATCTGGATACCGCGCGAATCCCTGATTGGACCGACGAGGACGGCAAGACGCACACGGCCGAATACGATGAGTTGGAGGAGGGCCCCTCGCAGGCGTTCCCGTCCGGACACACGACCTTCGCCTACGAAGAGACCCTGCTCTTGGCCGAACTGCTGCCCGAACTCGGACCCGAGATCGTCACCCGTGGTTCCGAGGCCGGAAACAATCGCGTCGCACTCGGCGTGCACTACCCTCTGGATGTCGTCGGTGGTCGTATCCTCGGCCATGCGCACACTGCGACGACGCTGAACGACGACTACACGAAGGACACCCTTCTCCCGGCGCGCAAGCAGCTCGTGGAGTACCTCACGAAGCGCTGCGAGGCCGATGGCCATGGAGACAGCCTGGCGAAATGCATCGACGATACGAAGGCCAATGACACCGGCGGCTACACCAACGAGTTCACCGACGCTGTCGCAACCGAACCGGTGACGGACAGAGCCAGTGCGCTCAAGGTCTACCAGCAGCGGATGACCTACGGCTTCGACAAGGTCTCTGAGTACACGGGCACCTCCTCACAGGCCGGCGACGCGCCGAGAGTTCCCGACAACGCCGCGAACCTGCTGATCACAGCGTTCCCGTCACTCAACGCGACACAGCGGTCCGCGGTTCTCGCCGCGACCGAGATCGACGCCGGCTACCCGCTCGACTCGAGCTCGGACGGATGGGCACGCATCGACCTGCCCGCTGCCCTGAGCGCGAAGGTCACGCTCGACGGAGACGGAAAGGTCACGAAGGTCGAACCGGGCCAGCCGGAAGCCTCGGTCGTCACCGAGGACCCGCAACCGACACCGACGAACTCGCCGACACCGAGTGAGACTCCGTCGACGCCTCCTGCCACCGAGTCGCCTGCTCCCGGCGGCAACGACAGCGGCACCGATGATACCGGCAGCGTGGACTCGGACGGCGCAGGCTCGGACGAAACGGCCGACGGCGGCAGCGGCGATTCTGGCAGCGGCGGTGACACGGGTGCCCTGCCGCGCACCGGTGCCGATATGGGACTGCCGATCGGGATCGGAGCAGTACTCATCGTCGGAGGAGCCTCCGTGCTGGTCGTGGCTCGCCGACGTCGCCTCGGCGCCGACACCGACGCCTAA
- a CDS encoding CorA family divalent cation transporter — translation MHIADDIAAVREHKESRLCVLAGNTDEELASEASAVLDLTLPTHHHTPRRPLVSVIADQISLALLVLDSERTQHTLHIHTSERGLLVIGDDRALQEISRHLSVDSDEDAWSVLVGLILIVARRCEEALDEIDDECQELESQAVGYASSPRRRSMGRLRAELFRIGETQAAQRNLLSADEELAQSLGEDQQRLIARAAAAFGANHSMTTRLYAMLGDVLNEQDSVVSERLTLVATIFLPLTLATGFFGMNFQWMLDRLGSLPAFIVFGLVLPGLLTVATLFFIRRLTRTS, via the coding sequence ATGCATATCGCCGATGACATCGCCGCTGTCCGCGAGCACAAGGAGAGCAGGCTCTGCGTCCTCGCCGGCAACACGGACGAGGAACTTGCGTCCGAGGCCTCAGCAGTTCTCGACCTGACTCTGCCGACACACCACCACACTCCACGTCGGCCGCTGGTCAGTGTCATCGCCGATCAGATCAGTCTGGCGCTGCTCGTCCTCGATAGTGAGCGGACGCAGCACACACTGCACATTCATACCAGCGAGCGAGGACTGCTCGTCATCGGCGACGACAGGGCGTTGCAGGAGATCTCGCGCCACCTGTCGGTCGACTCAGACGAGGACGCCTGGTCGGTACTCGTCGGACTCATCCTCATCGTTGCGCGTCGCTGCGAAGAAGCACTTGATGAGATCGACGACGAATGTCAGGAACTGGAGTCACAGGCAGTCGGATATGCGTCATCGCCCCGGCGTCGGTCTATGGGACGCCTGCGCGCCGAACTGTTCCGGATCGGTGAGACGCAGGCTGCGCAGAGGAATCTGCTCTCGGCGGACGAAGAGCTCGCGCAGAGCCTCGGCGAAGATCAGCAGCGCCTCATCGCCCGGGCCGCGGCGGCTTTCGGCGCGAACCATTCGATGACCACCCGCCTGTACGCGATGCTCGGCGACGTCCTCAACGAACAGGACAGTGTCGTCTCCGAGCGGCTGACTCTCGTGGCGACGATCTTCCTGCCACTGACTCTGGCGACCGGGTTCTTCGGCATGAACTTCCAATGGATGCTCGATCGCCTCGGGTCCCTGCCGGCGTTCATCGTCTTCGGCCTCGTCCTTCCCGGCCTGCTGACCGTGGCGACGCTGTTCTTCATCCGCCGCCTGACGCGCACGTCCTGA
- a CDS encoding MFS transporter, whose product MSAAAPANKAWFTGLVFHTILAHATYNGVRVLISYRTLELGGSGVVLGLMTACYSLVPLLTALLVGRLVDRGYATAVLWTGTVLSIVPVALAAIAPNLGVLLLATMSLGFGQLLTTVASQALIPQSFTASQLTAKFGHLTLGVSIGQTIGLPVAGMIADATAGDAHITNALWFMTGLSALTLIAAVIVMLRGRTPHVSRAEAAEGVQTPWTLLSLRGMKPAIFASMATLAAVDLMTAYLPLIGEENGLSVTLVTWLLALRTLASVISRLFIGYLTRKWKNLSLLWTASAVAGLCVVLIPVLSQPWTLGLLLTVAGFCFGLTQPLTMTWVSTLSDSANRAAVLSIRLAGNRLSQVAIPSAASALTVLAGSGIVFTISGALLVLAGGVTWRNQHEKW is encoded by the coding sequence ATGAGCGCAGCAGCTCCAGCCAACAAGGCCTGGTTCACGGGTCTCGTCTTCCACACGATCCTCGCCCACGCCACCTACAACGGGGTGCGGGTCCTCATCTCCTACCGCACGCTCGAACTCGGCGGATCCGGAGTCGTCCTCGGTCTCATGACCGCCTGCTACTCCCTCGTCCCGCTGCTCACCGCTCTCCTCGTCGGCCGCCTCGTCGACCGGGGCTATGCCACGGCGGTGCTGTGGACGGGAACAGTGCTGTCGATCGTGCCCGTCGCGCTCGCGGCCATCGCGCCCAACCTCGGCGTGCTCCTGCTGGCCACGATGAGCCTCGGGTTCGGGCAGCTGCTCACCACTGTCGCCTCCCAAGCGCTCATCCCGCAGAGTTTCACGGCCTCCCAGTTGACTGCGAAGTTCGGGCACCTCACCCTCGGCGTCTCGATCGGGCAGACCATCGGCCTGCCCGTGGCCGGCATGATCGCCGATGCCACCGCCGGGGACGCCCACATCACGAACGCGCTGTGGTTCATGACCGGGCTCTCGGCGCTCACCCTCATCGCCGCCGTCATCGTCATGCTCCGCGGGCGCACCCCGCACGTCTCCCGCGCCGAGGCGGCCGAAGGAGTGCAGACACCGTGGACGCTGCTGTCGCTGCGGGGGATGAAACCGGCGATCTTCGCCTCGATGGCCACGCTCGCCGCCGTCGACCTCATGACGGCGTACCTGCCGCTCATCGGTGAGGAGAACGGCCTGTCGGTCACCCTCGTGACCTGGCTGCTTGCGTTGCGGACGCTGGCGTCGGTGATCTCGCGGCTCTTCATCGGCTACCTCACGCGGAAGTGGAAGAACCTCTCGCTCCTGTGGACCGCCTCGGCGGTGGCAGGGCTGTGCGTCGTCCTCATCCCCGTGCTCAGTCAACCGTGGACGCTGGGCCTCCTGCTCACCGTCGCGGGCTTCTGCTTCGGGCTCACCCAGCCGCTGACGATGACCTGGGTCTCGACCCTGTCCGACTCGGCGAACCGGGCGGCGGTGCTCTCGATCCGCTTGGCGGGCAACAGACTCAGCCAGGTCGCGATCCCTTCGGCCGCCTCGGCGCTCACCGTCCTCGCCGGCTCCGGAATCGTCTTCACGATCTCCGGGGCACTGCTCGTGCTCGCAGGGGGAGTGACCTGGCGCAACCAGCACGAGAAATGGTGA
- the coaD gene encoding pantetheine-phosphate adenylyltransferase — protein MKVVCPGSYDPITMGHLDIIARSSRLFDEVVVAVVHNPSKAGRFTSEIRSDLIRRSLDDDERTREATNVSIDIVSGGLLVDYCTSIGAPAVVKGLRSGTDFAYELPMALMNKHLSELETIFVPGNPRFEHVSSSLIKEVHANGGDIEGLVPASVLEALQSTSTDARDGAR, from the coding sequence ATGAAGGTCGTCTGTCCCGGTTCCTATGACCCGATCACCATGGGTCATCTCGATATCATCGCTCGCAGCTCCCGCCTCTTCGACGAGGTGGTCGTGGCGGTCGTCCACAATCCCTCGAAGGCCGGACGCTTCACCTCGGAGATCCGCTCCGACCTCATCCGGCGCTCGCTCGATGACGACGAACGCACGCGGGAGGCGACGAACGTGAGCATCGACATCGTCTCCGGCGGCCTCCTCGTCGACTACTGCACCTCCATCGGCGCCCCCGCTGTGGTCAAAGGACTGCGCTCGGGCACGGACTTCGCCTACGAACTGCCGATGGCGCTGATGAATAAGCACCTGTCCGAACTCGAGACGATCTTCGTTCCCGGCAATCCCCGGTTCGAGCACGTTTCGTCCTCACTCATCAAGGAAGTCCACGCGAACGGCGGGGACATCGAGGGACTCGTCCCCGCCTCGGTGCTCGAGGCGCTGCAGAGTACCAGCACCGATGCCCGTGACGGCGCTCGCTGA
- the rpmF gene encoding 50S ribosomal protein L32, with protein sequence MAVPKRKLSRSNTRHRRSQWKAKAPNLVKTVENGRVVYSRPHQAKVVEDAAGTPLYLEYKGRKVADV encoded by the coding sequence GTGGCTGTTCCGAAGCGTAAATTGTCGCGCAGCAACACCCGCCACCGTCGTTCGCAGTGGAAGGCCAAGGCTCCGAACCTGGTCAAGACTGTGGAGAACGGTCGCGTTGTGTACTCGCGCCCTCACCAGGCCAAGGTCGTCGAAGACGCAGCCGGCACCCCGCTGTACCTCGAGTACAAGGGCCGCAAGGTCGCTGACGTCTGA